From Salvia splendens isolate huo1 chromosome 3, SspV2, whole genome shotgun sequence, a single genomic window includes:
- the LOC121796285 gene encoding mitochondrial carrier protein CoAc2-like, which yields MGEERDGGNKKAAALVNGLIEGMPVFVKELIAGGVAGGFAKTVVAPLERVKILFQTRRSEFHSLGLLGSFSKIAKTEGVLGFYRGNGASVARIVPYAALHYMAYEEYRRWIILGYPDVGRGPVLDLVAGSFAGGTAVLFTYPLDLVRTKLAYQVVESSKTAVQRHARKDIIYNGIRDCFSRIYKEAGMRGLYRGVAPSLYGIFPYAGLKFYFYEEMKRHVPDDRKKDIAVKLVCGSVAGLLGQTFTYPLDVVRRQMQVQRLIISDSSPTKGTVESLVAIVRMQGWKQLFSGLSINYLKVMPSVAIGFTVYDVMKASLRVPSRDEGVTGVSSGRRHGQPSSIPSSPSLSQTQR from the exons ATGGGAGAAGAGAGGGATGGCGGGAATAAAAAGGCGGCGGCTTTGGTGAATGGATTAATAGAAGGGATGCCTGTTTTCGTGAAGGAGCTGATTGCCGGTGGTGTGGCTGGTGGGTTTGCCAAGACCGTCGTAGCCCCTCTTGAACGCGTCAAGATCTTGTTTCAG ACCAGAAGATCTGAGTTCCATAGTCTTGGTTTGTTGGGATCCTTCTCAAAAATTGCAAAAACAGAAGGGGTGCTTGGTTTTTATAG AGGGAATGGAGCTAGTGTTGCTCGCATTGTTCCTTACGCGGCACTGCATTACATGGCTTATGAAGAATATCGAAGATGGATCATCTTGGGCTATCCTGACGTGGGGAGAGGCCCTGTCCTTGACCTCGTAGCTGGATCGTTTGCGGGAGGAACAGCTGTGCTATTTACATATCCTCTCGATTTAGTTCGGACGAAACTGGCTTATCAG GTTGTTGAATCCTCGAAGACCGCTGTACAGAGGCATGCTCGGAAAGATATAATCTACAACGGGATCCGGGATTGCTTCTCCCGGATATACAAAGAGGCTGGCATGAGAGGCCTCTATAGAGGCGTTG CTCCATCGCTGTACGGGATCTTTCCTTACGCTGGACTGAAATTCTACTTCTACGAGGAAATGAAAAGGCACGTCCCCGATGATCGCAAGAAGGACATCGCGGTTAAGCTAGTGTGTGGCTCGGTTGCAGGCTTACTCGGACAAACATTCACGTACCCTCTTGATGTCGTCAGGCGGCAAATGCAG GTCCAACGGCTTATAATATCCGACAGCAGTCCTACGAAAGGGACTGTTGAATCTCTTGTCGCGATTGTCCGGATGCAAGGATGGAAGCAGTTATTCTCTGGGCTCAGCATCAACTACCTCAAG GTCATGCCTTCGGTCGCAATCGGATTCACTGTCTACGATGTTATGAAGGCGTCACTAAGAGTTCCGTCGAGAGACGAGGGCGTGACCGGGGTTTCGTCGGGGCGACGACACGGGCAGCCGTCGTCGATTCCTTCATCACCTTCATTATCTCAAACTCAACGATAG
- the LOC121796287 gene encoding thiamine phosphate phosphatase-like protein yields the protein MAGKIVIIFDFDRTLIEDDSDRWVFTRMDLTQLFRDLRPTLPWNSLMDRLLEEMHVLGKSVDDIADCLRGMPLHPSVVSVVKQAHALGCDLKVASDSNQFYIRTILEHYGIYSCFSEIITNPAVVDKGRLRIFPYHGSAAPHGCDLCPSNLCKGRVIEQIQVSLSESESKRLIYVGDGGNDFCPTLKLAAGDFVLPRKDYPLLSRISKNSNLVKAKVCEWNSSEDLAKILGKLIECMSNEDKISSSTTQL from the exons ATGGCCGGGAAGATCGTGATAATATTTGATTTCGATAGAACGCTGATCGAAGACGATAGCGACCGATGGGTCTTCACCAGGATGGATCTCACCCAGCTGTTCCGCGACCTCCGCCCCACACTCCCGTGGAACTCTCTCATG GATAGGCTATTGGAGGAGATGCACGTTCTAGGAAAATCAGTAGATGATATTGCAGATTGTTTGAGAGGAATGCCGTTGCATCCTAGTGTTGTCTCAGTTGTTAAGCAAGCTCATGCTCTCGG ATGTGACTTGAAGGTGGCGAGCGACTCTAATCAGTTTTACATCAGAACTATTTTGGAGCATTATGGTATATATAGCTGTTTCTCGGAGATCATCACGAACCCTGCTGTTGTGGATAAAGGAAGGCTGAGGATCTTTCCTTACCATGGTTCAGCTGCGCCACATGGTTGTGATCTCTGCCCATCCAACTTATGCAAG GGTCGTGTCATCGAGCAGATCCAGGTTTCTTTATCCGAAAGTGAAAGCAAAAGGCTTATATATGTTGGTGATGGGGGAAATGACTTCTGCCCGACTCTGAAGCTTGCTGCCGGAGACTTTGTGTTGCCAAGGAAGGACTACCCTTTGTTGAGCCGTATCTCGAAGAACAGCAATCTTGTCAAAGCTAAGGTTTGCGAATGGAACAGCAGTGAAGATCTGGCTAAGATCCTCGGGAAACTTATCGAGTGCATGTCCAACGAAGACAAGATAAGTTCCTCGACCACTCAACTATAG
- the LOC121793398 gene encoding protein NDL1-like isoform X1, which produces MADLSVDSVCLDVETIYLGGKEHIVRTGTGSVSVIIYGDPEKPALITYPDLALNHVSCFQGLFFCPEAAALLLHNFCVYHISPPGHELGAAAISEGFPVPSVDDLADQILEVLNYFRLGAVMCMGVMAGAYILTLFAMKYRERVVGLILVSPLCKAPSWTEWLCNKVMSNLLYYYGMCGLLKECLLYRYYSKQEVRGNAEVPESDIVQACRRLLDERQSANVLRFLQAIDRRADLSDGLRKLKCRTLIFVGDSSPFHSESLDMIAKLDKRYSALVEVLDCGSIVTEEQPQAMLTSMEYFLMGYGLHMPSQYSGSPRSPLSPTCIAPELLSPESMGLKLKPIKTRVTSQRLH; this is translated from the exons ATGGCTGATTTAAGCGTTGATTCCGTTTGCCTCGATGTGGAGACAATCTATCTCGGCGGGAAG GAGCATATTGTGCGAACAGGAACTGGTTCGGTATCTGTTATTATATACGGTGATCCAGAGAAACCTGCTCTCATCACTTATCCGGATTTGGCTTTAAACC ATGTATCATGTTTTCAAGGTTTGTTTTTTTGTCCGGAAGCCGCGGCATTGCTCCTTCACAATTTCTGCGTTTACCATATCAGCCCTCCTGGGCATGAG TTGGGAGCTGCTGCAATTAGTGAAGGTTTTCCCGTGCCTTCTGTTGATGATTTAGCAGATCAAATTCTTGAGGTGCTCAACTACTTCAG ACTTGGTGCAGTCATGTGCATGGGAGTAATGGCTGGCGCTTACATCCTGACCTTGTTCGCT ATGAAATATAGGGAGCGGGTTGTTGGTTTGATACTTGTATCGCCTTTGTGCAAAGCACCATCATGGACAGAATGGCTCTGTAATAAG GTGATGTCAAATTTGCTGTACTATTACGGTATGTGTGGCCTTCTGAAGGAATGCTTACTTTACCGATATTATAGCAAG CAGGAAGTTCGTGGCAATGCAGAAGTTCCAGAATCTGACATAGTTCAAGCATGTAGAAGA CTGCTGGATGAGAGGCAGAGCGCAAATGTGCTTCGTTTTCTTCAAGCCATAGACAG GAGAGCTGACCTAAGTGATGGTTTGAGGAAATTGAAGTGCCGAACTCTGATATTTGTTGGGGATAGCTCTCCTTTTCATTCCGAGTCTCTCGACATGATTGCAAAACTGGACAAGAGATACAGTGCCTTAGTTGAG GTGCTCGATTGTGGATCAATTGTCACGGAGGAGCAGCCGCAAGCAATGTTGACATCAATGGAGTATTTCCTGATGGGTTACGGGCTGCACATGCCGAGTCAGTACAGTGGCAGCCCAAGGAGCCCGTTGAGCCCTACTTGTATCGCGCCAGAGCTCCTCTCCCCGGAGAGCATGGGATTGAAACTAAAACCGATCAAGACCCGCGTCACGTCACAAAGACTGCATTAG
- the LOC121793398 gene encoding protein NDL1-like isoform X2 produces MADLSVDSVCLDVETIYLGGKEHIVRTGTGSVSVIIYGDPEKPALITYPDLALNHVSCFQGLFFCPEAAALLLHNFCVYHISPPGHELGAAAISEGFPVPSVDDLADQILEVLNYFRLGAVMCMGVMAGAYILTLFAMKYRERVVGLILVSPLCKAPSWTEWLCNKVMSNLLYYYGMCGLLKECLLYRYYSKEVRGNAEVPESDIVQACRRLLDERQSANVLRFLQAIDRRADLSDGLRKLKCRTLIFVGDSSPFHSESLDMIAKLDKRYSALVEVLDCGSIVTEEQPQAMLTSMEYFLMGYGLHMPSQYSGSPRSPLSPTCIAPELLSPESMGLKLKPIKTRVTSQRLH; encoded by the exons ATGGCTGATTTAAGCGTTGATTCCGTTTGCCTCGATGTGGAGACAATCTATCTCGGCGGGAAG GAGCATATTGTGCGAACAGGAACTGGTTCGGTATCTGTTATTATATACGGTGATCCAGAGAAACCTGCTCTCATCACTTATCCGGATTTGGCTTTAAACC ATGTATCATGTTTTCAAGGTTTGTTTTTTTGTCCGGAAGCCGCGGCATTGCTCCTTCACAATTTCTGCGTTTACCATATCAGCCCTCCTGGGCATGAG TTGGGAGCTGCTGCAATTAGTGAAGGTTTTCCCGTGCCTTCTGTTGATGATTTAGCAGATCAAATTCTTGAGGTGCTCAACTACTTCAG ACTTGGTGCAGTCATGTGCATGGGAGTAATGGCTGGCGCTTACATCCTGACCTTGTTCGCT ATGAAATATAGGGAGCGGGTTGTTGGTTTGATACTTGTATCGCCTTTGTGCAAAGCACCATCATGGACAGAATGGCTCTGTAATAAG GTGATGTCAAATTTGCTGTACTATTACGGTATGTGTGGCCTTCTGAAGGAATGCTTACTTTACCGATATTATAGCAAG GAAGTTCGTGGCAATGCAGAAGTTCCAGAATCTGACATAGTTCAAGCATGTAGAAGA CTGCTGGATGAGAGGCAGAGCGCAAATGTGCTTCGTTTTCTTCAAGCCATAGACAG GAGAGCTGACCTAAGTGATGGTTTGAGGAAATTGAAGTGCCGAACTCTGATATTTGTTGGGGATAGCTCTCCTTTTCATTCCGAGTCTCTCGACATGATTGCAAAACTGGACAAGAGATACAGTGCCTTAGTTGAG GTGCTCGATTGTGGATCAATTGTCACGGAGGAGCAGCCGCAAGCAATGTTGACATCAATGGAGTATTTCCTGATGGGTTACGGGCTGCACATGCCGAGTCAGTACAGTGGCAGCCCAAGGAGCCCGTTGAGCCCTACTTGTATCGCGCCAGAGCTCCTCTCCCCGGAGAGCATGGGATTGAAACTAAAACCGATCAAGACCCGCGTCACGTCACAAAGACTGCATTAG
- the LOC121796288 gene encoding pentatricopeptide repeat-containing protein At5g47360-like, whose product MHISSISFIRRSSSLIAPRAPDFPLKKFLFFSKYSSIPAQDFLTHLQKHQSHVEKNLNAVKSNLDSQCIAQVLEQCAIEKPKLGVRFFVWAAFHPTHRHTSYMYSKACKLLNLEKNPRIIADVVDEYRAEGFAVSVRMFKVLLNLCKEARCAEMGLWVLGKMKELGCMPDTVSYNVVIRLLVAEGRLDESMRLLKEMPLCDLTPDMVTYGSVIKGLCDAGDLEGALGLVKVMKGHGCVPNSVIYSTILDGICMHGSLKLALEFLDGMEKVEEKEKDEGRPNVVTYTTMIKGFVEKGMASEARSILDRMYDSDLKPNRVTFVTLIDGLIKEGKVEEARKVVDTFGGDGVRADELYNVLVLSLFRAGRHKESEEMFRMMLVRGLKPSGLTASSIIRGIVLEGRVLDGYFLFQEIEKLGSLLSIDPDVYSSLLACLCQENHLAEAGSLVNIMVERRVHLEPSQFEHLANFRSFLN is encoded by the coding sequence ATGCATATATCATCAATTTCATTCATTCGACGCTCGTCCTCTCTAATTGCACCCAGAGCCCCCGATTTCCCACTCAAAAAATTCCTCTTTTTCAGCAAATATTCATCCATTCCAGCCCAAGATTTCCTGACCCATTTGCAGAAACATCAATCCCATGTCGAGAAAAATCTAAACGCGGTGAAATCCAATCTGGATTCTCAATGCATAGCGCAAGTGTTGGAACAGTGTGCTATTGAAAAGCCTAAATTGGGCGTCAGATTCTTCGTTTGGGCTGCTTTTCACcccacacacagacacacttcgTACATGTATAGCAAAGCTTGTAAGCTACTGAATCTTGAGAAAAACCCTCGAATCATTGCTGATGTTGTGGATGAGTATAGGGCTGAGGGTTTTGCAGTCAGTGTTAGGATGTTTAAGGTGCTCTTGAATTTGTGTAAAGAGGCTCGGTGTGCGGAGATGGGATTGTGGGTTTTGGGGAAAATGAAGGAGCTTGGTTGTATGCCTGATACGGTGTCGTATAATGTTGTAATTAGGCTTCTTGTTGCTGAAGGTCGATTAGATGAGTCGATGAGATTGTTGAAAGAAATGCCTTTATGTGATCTGACTCCCGATATGGTTACCTATGGCTCTGTGATTAAGGGTCTTTGTGATGCTGGAGATTTGGAGGGTGCTCTTGGATTGGTTAAGGTTATGAAGGGGCATGGATGTGTGCCGAATTCTGTGATCTATTCGACCATACTCGATGGAATTTGTATGCACGGGAGTTTGAAGCTGGCCTTGGAGTTCTTAGATGGAATGGAGAAAGTGGAAGAGAAGGAGAAGGACGAGGGTAGGCCGAATGTGGTTACTTATACTACCATGATAAAGGGCTTTGTCGAAAAAGGAATGGCTAGTGAGGCGCGGAGCATCTTGGATCGGATGTATGATTCAGATCTGAAACCGAATAGGGTGACATTTGTTACTCTGATTGATGGACTTATCAAAGAAGGGAAAGTAGAGGAGGCTCGTAAGGTAGTTGATACGTTTGGAGGAGACGGAGTTCGGGCGGACGAGCTTTATAACGTGCTTGTGTTGTCTCTGTTCCGAGCAGGGAGGCATAAGGAGTCGGAGGAGATGTTTAGGATGATGTTGGTTCGAGGGCTGAAGCCTAGTGGTTTGACAGCAAGTAGCATCATAAGAGGAATTGTTTTGGAAGGGAGGGTGCTTGATGGATACTTCTTGTTTCAAGAAATCGAAAAGCTGGGATCTTTGCTGTCGATCGATCCTGATGTTTACTCGAGCCTTCTGGCTTGCCTTTGTCAAGAGAATCATCTTGCAGAAGCTGGGAGCCTGGTTAATATCATGGTGGAGAGAAGGGTTCATTTAGAACCTTCTCAGTTTGAACATTTAGCTAACTTTAGGAGTTTCTTGAATTAG